A genomic segment from Luteolibacter ambystomatis encodes:
- a CDS encoding methyltransferase — protein MIEVDLTRLPDTDPIRAYRYRDGIYAGDLVTAALVHLDFFTWLAEHPSDLPAICRQFGFAATRPADVMMTLFAANGFVRSEDGMFHVTESGREALTAGSPWSLAPYYASLKDRPVTMDYLKVLATGKPAKWGSYDAGDWHKLMEDDAFARLFTTAMDCRGVLLGPAMAQKLDLSRFTRLVDIGGGSGIYACSLVANASHLSAVVFDQASVERIARRRVAELGYADRVEVVAGDMFRDPLPDDCDLHLFSNVLHDWDEPEVRELLAVSYRALKPGGMLILHDAFINADKTGPLPVAEYSAMLMHSTQGKCYSVGEYEALLTEAGFHTFTCQDTAADRGVMTALKS, from the coding sequence ATGATCGAAGTGGACCTGACCCGCCTGCCGGATACCGATCCCATCCGCGCCTACCGCTATCGCGACGGCATTTATGCCGGAGATCTGGTCACCGCGGCGCTGGTGCATCTTGATTTCTTCACCTGGCTCGCGGAGCATCCATCCGATCTCCCAGCCATCTGCAGGCAGTTCGGATTCGCCGCCACCCGTCCGGCGGATGTGATGATGACCTTGTTCGCCGCGAATGGGTTCGTCCGCTCCGAGGACGGCATGTTCCATGTCACGGAGAGCGGTCGTGAGGCTCTTACGGCCGGCTCGCCGTGGTCGCTCGCACCCTACTATGCCTCGCTGAAGGACCGCCCTGTCACCATGGACTATCTCAAGGTGCTCGCCACCGGGAAACCGGCCAAGTGGGGCAGCTACGATGCGGGCGATTGGCACAAGTTGATGGAGGACGATGCCTTCGCCCGCCTCTTCACCACCGCCATGGATTGCCGCGGCGTGCTGCTCGGACCCGCGATGGCGCAGAAGCTCGATCTCTCCCGGTTCACGCGGCTGGTGGACATCGGCGGCGGTTCCGGCATCTACGCCTGCTCGCTGGTCGCGAACGCGTCGCATCTCTCCGCGGTGGTGTTCGACCAGGCCTCGGTGGAACGCATCGCCCGCCGGCGTGTCGCGGAACTCGGCTATGCGGACCGCGTGGAGGTGGTGGCCGGAGACATGTTCCGCGATCCGCTTCCGGACGACTGCGACCTCCACCTGTTCTCGAACGTGCTCCACGATTGGGACGAGCCGGAGGTCCGTGAACTACTAGCTGTATCGTACCGAGCCCTGAAACCCGGCGGCATGCTCATCCTTCATGACGCCTTCATCAACGCGGACAAAACCGGTCCGCTGCCCGTGGCCGAGTATTCCGCCATGCTGATGCACTCCACCCAGGGGAAATGCTACTCCGTTGGCGAATACGAAGCGCTGCTCACCGAAGCCGGTTTCCACACCTTCACCTGCCAGGACACCGCCGCCGACCGTGGGGTGATGACGGCGCTGAAGTCCTGA